In a genomic window of Lycium ferocissimum isolate CSIRO_LF1 chromosome 9, AGI_CSIRO_Lferr_CH_V1, whole genome shotgun sequence:
- the LOC132031094 gene encoding LOW QUALITY PROTEIN: putative late blight resistance protein homolog R1B-16 (The sequence of the model RefSeq protein was modified relative to this genomic sequence to represent the inferred CDS: inserted 1 base in 1 codon), whose translation MAYTAITSLMDTIHQSMQVTGCNLQSFYEKLESLRAIMEKPCNITVGLEALTSLEXQIAEAAYRAGDKVDSKSAEALSAKIGTLRGRAFSELSCLLEQAVECIDSIMKQWIAIQERCIDSIMKQWIAIQEGCNNVEEYKVDSVSSKGFWQKPIIRKGVAFWEPAVGHIDSTMNKWMTTQSRYTESKHLEARNLTLASTSQHSLEHENMMVGHENEFEMMQDQLARGDSDLEVVSIVGMGGIGKTTLADKLYSDPFITSCFDIRAKATISQEYCARNVLLCLLSSICGKTNDSYKEKDDGQLADQLQKNLKGRRYLVIIDDIWATEAWDDIKLCFPNCNCRSRILMTTRNMEVAEYASSSKPPHRMRLLNFDESWSLLYEKVFVKDYFPPEFEQLGKQIAQKCGGLPLAIVVIAGLLSKTGRALEEWKSVAENVSSVVSTDLDVQCMRVLALSYHHLPHHLRACFLYFAIFPEDKLIFVNRLVKLWAAEGFLKVDKMKRIEEVAKKCLKDLVDRSLIFIHKVSSFDGKIKACGMHDVIHELCLREARKINFVNVIMDNQNPGKQSRNFYTERVRISIQSKRYQFVANQLSMVRDNDSCSILLFIEDPSSSRMMQTLKRFKVLRVLDLASLTLQAFPSCIVELFHLRYLALSVYSSANDGNINIPPSIASLQYLQTLILKSPTSLAWKDSHPFILPLEIFKMSQLRHLSLDWNYLNPHESIERSWLLINLQCLSGWNPSSCTSSVFRLLPNVKKLQICGIQEDYIRSNTKKILHNLSHLDQLKELKFKLRKMLRKMVKNIGRPMLPTSLVLPPLGSFPKNLKKLAFTGTRLDWKDLGILGKLPKLEALKLGYDACIGTDWEVGEEGFPHLKFLRLKHLYIHKWRASSDHFPCLERLVIDRCWSMYWIPQDFVEITTLQLIHISNCQVSVGNSAKMIQQEIEENYGSSVEVHIS comes from the exons ATGGCTTATACTGCTATTACTTCCCTTATGGACACCATCCATCAATCAATGCAAGTCACTGGATGTAATTTGCAGTCCTTCTATGAAAAGCTTGAATCCTTGAGAGCTATTATGGAGAAACCTTGCAATATAACGGTCGGTCTTGAGGCATTGACAAGCTTGG AACAAATCGCAGAGGCAGCATACAGAGCAGGAGATAAGGTTGACTCAAAATCAGCAGAAGCTCTAAGCGCAAAAATAGGAACTTTACGAGGCAGAGCTTTCTCGGAGCTCAGTTGTCTCTTGGAACAAGCGGTAGAATGCATTGATTCCATCATGAAGCAGTGGATAGCAATCCAGGAAAGGTGCATTGATTCCATCATGAAGCAGTGGATAGCAATCCAGGAAGGCTGCAACAACGTCGAGGAGTATAAAGTTGACTCAGTATCAAGCAAAGGTTTTTGGCAAAAACCCATAATCAGAAAAGGCGTAGCGTTTTGGGAACCAGCAGTAGGACATATTGATTCCACTATGAACAAGTGGATGACGACGCAGAGCAGGTACACCGAAAGCAAACATCTAGAAGCACGAAATTTGACTCTCGCCAGTACATCTCAGCATTCCTTGGAGCATGAGAATATGATGGTTGGCCACGAAAATGAATTCGAGATGATGCAGGACCAACTTGCTAGAGGTGACAGTGATCTAGAAGTTGTCTCAATTGTTGGGATGGGGGGCATTGGGAAGACAACTTTGGCTGACAAACTCTACAGTGACCCGTTCATTACGTCTTGTTTTGACATTCGTGCAAAAGCCACTATCTCACAAGAGTATTGTGCGAGAAATGTACTCCTATGCCTTCTTTCTTCCATATGTGGAAAGACTAATGACTCTTATAAGGAGAAAGATGATGGGCAACTAGCAGACCAATTACAAAAGAATCTAAAAGGGCGGAGGTACTTGGTAATCATTGATGACATATGGGCTACAGAAGCTTGGGATGATATAAAACTATGTTTCCCAAACTGTAACTGTAGAAGCCGAATACTCATGACTACTCGGAACATGGAGGTGGCTGAATATGCTAGCTCAAGTAAGCCTCCTCATCGAATGCGCTTGTTGAATTTTGATGAAAGCTGGAGTTTGTTGTACGAAAAAGTCTTTGTGAAAGACTATTTTCCCCCTGAATTTGAACAGCTTGGCAAACAAATTGCACAGAAATGCGGAGGATTACCTCTAGCAATTGTTGTAATTGCTGGACTTCTTTCAAAAACTGGTAGAGCGTTAGAAGAATGGAAAAGTGTTGCCGAGAATGTAAGTTCAGTGGTAAGCACGGATCTTGATGTCCAATGCATGAGAGTATTGGCTTTGAGTTACCATCACTTGCCACATCACCTAAGAGCGTGCTTTCTATATTTTGCAATCTTCCCAGAGGATAAACTGATTTTTGTGAATAGACTTGTGAAACTATGGGCAGCTGAGGGGTTTCTGAAGGTAGACAAGATGAAAAGAATTGAAGAAGTGGCTAAAAAATGTCTAAAAGATCTCGTGGATAGAAGTTTAATTTTCATCCACAAGGTGAGTAGTTTTGATGGAAAAATAAAAGCTTGCGGAATGCATGATGTGATCCATGAACTCTGCTTGAGAGAAGCtcgaaaaataaattttgtgaatgttattatggataATCAAAATCCTGGTAAACAGTCCAGGAATTTTTATACAGAGCGAGTTCGGATCAGTATCCAATCAAAGCGATACCAATTTGTTGCCAATCAGTTGTCTATGGTTCGTGACAATGATTCCTGCTCTATTCTCCTTTTTATTGAAGATCCCTCAAGCTCAAGAATGATGCAAACGTTGAAGCGTTTCAAGGTACTAAGAGTCCTAGATCTTGCTTCGCTGACGTTGCAGGCTTTTCCCAGTTGTATAGTTGAGCTATTTCACTTGCGATACCTAGCTTTGAGTGTTTACTCGTCGGCTAATGATGGGAATATTAACATTCCACCATCAATTGCTAGCCTTCAGTATTTGCAAACGTTAATACTTAAGTCTCCAACATCTCTCGCGTGGAAGGATTCTCACCCATTCATATTACCATTGGAAATTTTCAAGATGTCGCAGTTGAGACACCTCTCTTTGGACTGGAATTACTTGAATCCACATGAGTCTATAGAGAGAAGTTGGCTTCTGATAAATTTGCAGTGTTTGTCTGGGTGGAATCCTTCATCTTGTACTTCATCCGTCTTTAGACTACTTCCCAATGTAAAGAAATTGCAGATATGTGGTATCCAAGAAGACTACATAAGAAGTAACACGAAAAAGATCCTCCATAATCTTTCCCACTTAGATCAGCTTAAGGAATTGAAATTTAAGTTGAGAAAGATG TTGAGAAAGATGGTTAAAAATATTGGAAGACCTATGTTgcctacatctttggttcttcCTCCTTTAGGTTCTTTTCCGAAGAACCTTAAGAAGTTAGCTTTTACAGGTACTCGTTTGGATTGGAAGGATTTGGGGATTCTTGGTAAGTTGCCCAAACTCGAGGCCCTCAAACTAGGATATGATGCCTGCATTGGTACGGACTGGGAAGTAGGTGAGGAAGGGTTTCCACACTTGAAGTTCTTGCGACTGAAGCATTTGTACATACATAAGTGGAGAGCCAGTAGTGATCATTTTCCATGCCTTGAACGACTAGTCATCGACCGTTGTTGGAGCATGTATTGGATTCCGCAAGACTTTGTAGAAATAACGACACTTCAGCTGATTCATATAAGCAACTGCCAAGTATCTGTTGGGAACTCTGCCAAGATGATTCAGCAGGAAATTGAAGAGAACTACGGAAGTTCTGTTGAGGTCCATATCAGTTAG